A single genomic interval of Zingiber officinale cultivar Zhangliang chromosome 4A, Zo_v1.1, whole genome shotgun sequence harbors:
- the LOC121972940 gene encoding protein BRANCHLESS TRICHOME-like: MEYNCGDGSSSPSAAQMVVEELRKELEHERLLRRRAEGESRALARELAEERQARGRLEEELERKRAEAERAEREMEEERRMLQIAELWREERVQIKLLEAKVAMEEKLQQMVMMNATASDGQRRAATKVKVNECKSQCGGQAKKEAVENPHIRRGIRGHVEFPKVVRTATQHKGGGGGGWKGDISNEANLECQRAQLRVLMRHKNVNGGAFGTSINFVS; encoded by the coding sequence ATGGAATATAATTGCGGCGATGGATCTTCATCGCCTTCGGCGGCGCAGATGGTGGTCGAGGAGCTCAGGAAGGAGCTGGAGCATGAGCGGCTGCTGCGGCGCAGGGCAGAGGGCGAGAGCAGGGCGCTGGCCCGGGAGCTGGCGGAGGAGCGGCAAGCGAGGGGGCGGCTGGAGGAGGAGCTCGAGAGGAAGCGAGCGGAGGCGGAGCGAGCCGAGAGGGAGATGGAGGAGGAGCGGCGGATGCTGCAGATCGCCGAGCTGTGGCGGGAGGAGCGCGTGCAGATCAAGCTGCTCGAGGCCAAGGTCGCCATGGAGGAGAAGCTGCAGCAGATGGTGATGATGAATGCGACGGCATCTGACGGGCAGCGCCGAGCGGCGACTAAAGTCAAAGTCAACGAGTGTAAAAGTCAATGCGGCGGACAGGCGAAGAAGGAGGCCGTGGAGAACCCGCACATTCGGAGAGGGATTAGAGGCCACGTGGAGTTTCCGAAGGTGGTGAGGACGGCGACCCAACAcaagggcggcggcggcggcggctggaAGGGGGACATATCGAACGAGGCAAACTTGGAGTGCCAGAGGGCTCAGCTCCGCGTGCTGATGCGGCATAAGAACGTAAATGGAGGAGCCTTTGGAACTTCCATCAATTTTGTCAGTTGA
- the LOC121973811 gene encoding adenylate isopentenyltransferase-like, with translation MPISLGGGGGCGGGRAMLSRSTWRCGGGYNVERAKEGVEQRVVVVMGSTGTGKSKLSVQLSSIFGGEAINSDKIQVYRGLDVTTNKMPVVDRLGVPHHLLGELDPSAGELPPAGFRSLASHLIGDISARGRIPVVAGGSNSFIHALLSNRFDPLTDPFGGRWRPVKEGLRYRCCLIWVHVEAAVLAEQLDRRVDEMVGEGMVEELERYFAVEGESERHPGLGKAIGVPEFRSYFTGRGRRTSAALEAALSAIKANTRWLAEAQVRKIDKLAAMGWPLRRVDATAAVAARLAGVPQAAPWRSDVAGPSVSAVAQFLAEEEEEEAGRRRRRASRTSVVLNS, from the coding sequence ATGCCAATTTCActaggcggcggcggcggctgtgGCGGAGGCAGAGCGATGCTTTCTCGGAGCACGTGGCGTTGCGGTGGAGGTTACAATGTTGAGCGGGCGAAGGAGGGCGTGGAACAGAGAGTGGTGGTGGTCATGGGCTCCACCGGCACCGGCAAGTCTAAGCTCTCCGTCCAGTTGTCGTCGATTTTTGGCGGAGAGGCCATAAACTCCGATAAGATCCAAGTGTACCGCGGGCTTGACGTGACCACTAATAAGATGCCGGTGGTGGACCGTCTCGGGGTACCACACCATTTGCTCGGCGAGCTGGATCCCTCCGCCGGGGAGCTTCCGCCTGCCGGGTTCCGTTCCTTGGCGAGTCACCTTATCGGGGATATATCCGCCCGCGGTCGGATTCCGGTGGTTGCTGGCGGATCGAATTCCTTCATCCATGCTCTGCTTTCGAACCGGTTTGATCCGCTGACCGACCCGTTCGGGGGGCGGTGGCGGCCGGTGAAGGAAGGGTTGCGGTACCGGTGTTGCCTCATTTGGGTGCACGTCGAGGCGGCGGTGCTGGCGGAGCAACTCGACCGGCGAGTGGACGAGATGGTGGGGGAAGGCATGGTCGAGGAGCTGGAGCGCTACTTCGCGGTCGAAGGGGAGTCGGAGCGGCACCCGGGGCTGGGGAAGGCCATCGGGGTGCCGGAATTCCGGAGCTACTTCACGGGGCGCGGCCGGCGTACCTCCGCCGCGCTCGAGGCGGCGCTTTCGGCGATCAAGGCCAACACGCGGTGGCTGGCGGAGGCGCAGGTGCGGAAGATCGACAAACTAGCTGCAATGGGGTGGCCGCTGCGGCGGGTGGACGCCACGGCGGCCGTGGCGGCAAGACTCGCCGGGGTGCCCCAGGCAGCACCCTGGAGGAGTGACGTGGCGGGTCCCAGCGTGAGCGCTGTGGCGCAGTtcctggcggaggaggaggaggaggaggccggACGTCGCCGCCGTCGCGCCAGCCGCACGAGCGTCGTACTTAATTCCTGA